In Desulfonatronospira thiodismutans ASO3-1, a single window of DNA contains:
- a CDS encoding type II toxin-antitoxin system VapC family toxin yields the protein MTKLLFDSFALLRFLQKEPGADKVSELLQRVVSGQTEGFINAINVGEIIYLTQRRFGEQKKLETFIHLKRLKLKILPCPNELIYRAAEFKARHPISYADAFAMASALENDAPLVTGDPEFRQVSHLVRIIWV from the coding sequence ATGACTAAGCTGTTGTTCGACAGCTTTGCCCTGCTGCGTTTCCTGCAAAAAGAGCCGGGAGCTGATAAAGTCAGTGAGCTGCTGCAGCGGGTCGTGAGCGGGCAGACAGAAGGGTTTATCAACGCCATCAACGTCGGCGAGATTATCTACCTTACCCAGCGCCGTTTCGGCGAACAGAAAAAACTGGAAACCTTTATCCACCTGAAACGCCTGAAGCTCAAGATTCTGCCCTGTCCAAACGAGCTGATTTACCGTGCAGCTGAATTCAAGGCCCGCCATCCAATTTCTTATGCCGACGCCTTTGCCATGGCTTCCGCCCTGGAAAATGATGCTCCTCTGGTGACCGGTGATCCAGAGTTCAGGCAAGTCTCCCACCTGGTCAGGATTATCTGGGTTTAG
- a CDS encoding AbrB/MazE/SpoVT family DNA-binding domain-containing protein translates to MQSIFRISSKGQVIIPAELRKKHQLEPGAEIQFLEYGDIICLVPVKGDPVVEAYGSLGSEPSLAEELARERTQDFADD, encoded by the coding sequence ATGCAGTCAATATTTCGAATATCAAGCAAGGGGCAAGTGATCATTCCTGCGGAATTACGCAAGAAGCACCAACTAGAACCCGGAGCCGAGATCCAGTTTTTAGAATACGGCGACATCATCTGCCTGGTACCTGTCAAGGGCGATCCGGTCGTCGAAGCTTATGGTTCTTTGGGCTCGGAGCCTTCCCTGGCAGAGGAACTTGCACGGGAGCGCACACAGGATTTTGCAGATGACTAA
- the yedE gene encoding YedE family putative selenium transporter, whose amino-acid sequence MSSRNIFATLAGIVAVGVIIGILAPLLQYLGNPANMGICVACFERDIAGAIGIHRAAVVQYLRPEILGFVLGALAAGLIFKEFKPSGGSAPMTRFVLGMVAMIGALVFLGCPWRAILRLAGGDGNAVLGLLGLAAGVYIGTLFFRKGYNLGRSYKQSIATGLMLPGIMLGLLALRLIFPPLEGEDKSGVLFYSLSGPGAAYAPLAIALAIGLAVGFLAQRSRFCTMGAIRDLILFRQTHLMAGFLALLVVAFVVNLALGQFNPGFEGQPVAHNLFFWNFFGMLVAGLAFALAGGCPGRQLFMSGEGNSDAAVFVLGMIMGAALAHNWGLASSPAGLGDNGAVAAIIGLAVCLAIGFANLKKQ is encoded by the coding sequence ATGAGCAGTAGAAACATTTTTGCCACCCTGGCCGGGATTGTAGCCGTAGGAGTTATCATCGGCATCCTGGCCCCGCTTCTGCAGTACCTGGGCAATCCGGCCAATATGGGTATCTGCGTGGCCTGCTTTGAGCGTGACATTGCCGGGGCCATAGGCATTCACCGGGCTGCAGTGGTTCAATACCTGCGCCCGGAAATCCTGGGGTTTGTCCTGGGGGCTCTGGCTGCCGGGCTCATATTCAAAGAGTTCAAGCCCAGCGGCGGATCAGCTCCCATGACCAGGTTTGTCCTGGGCATGGTGGCCATGATCGGGGCCCTGGTTTTCCTGGGCTGCCCCTGGAGGGCAATCCTGCGCCTGGCCGGCGGGGACGGCAACGCTGTTCTAGGCCTGCTGGGGCTGGCAGCAGGGGTTTACATCGGAACCCTATTCTTTAGAAAAGGCTACAACCTGGGCCGCAGCTACAAGCAGTCCATAGCCACCGGGCTGATGCTTCCGGGCATTATGCTGGGCCTTCTGGCCCTGCGGCTCATCTTCCCGCCCCTGGAAGGTGAGGATAAAAGCGGTGTTCTTTTCTATTCCCTGAGCGGACCGGGTGCTGCATACGCTCCCCTGGCCATTGCCCTGGCCATCGGCCTGGCTGTCGGCTTTCTGGCCCAGCGCAGCCGCTTCTGCACCATGGGGGCCATAAGAGACCTCATCCTGTTCCGGCAGACCCATCTCATGGCCGGTTTTCTGGCTCTTCTGGTGGTGGCCTTTGTGGTCAACCTGGCCCTGGGACAGTTCAATCCCGGTTTTGAAGGCCAGCCTGTGGCCCACAACCTCTTTTTCTGGAATTTCTTCGGCATGCTGGTGGCCGGACTGGCCTTTGCCCTGGCCGGAGGATGCCCGGGCAGGCAGCTGTTCATGTCCGGTGAGGGCAACAGTGACGCTGCAGTATTTGTTCTGGGCATGATCATGGGTGCTGCCCTGGCCCACAACTGGGGCCTGGCCAGCTCTCCAGCCGGACTGGGGGACAACGGGGCAGTGGCTGCCATCATCGGCCTGGCCGTGTGTCTGGCCATAGGTTTTGCCAACCTGAAAAAACAATAG
- a CDS encoding sulfurtransferase TusA family protein: MAHKVDARGLACPQPVLLTTEAIQNTGESEIEILVDNQASRENVGRAAESKGYQVAVSEEMDEDFRIVIRKK, translated from the coding sequence ATGGCACACAAAGTGGATGCAAGGGGCCTTGCCTGCCCTCAGCCGGTTCTTTTGACAACCGAGGCCATTCAGAATACAGGTGAATCCGAAATAGAGATCCTGGTGGACAATCAGGCCAGCCGGGAAAACGTGGGCAGGGCTGCTGAAAGCAAGGGCTACCAGGTGGCTGTTTCCGAGGAAATGGACGAAGATTTCCGCATTGTTATCAGGAAAAAATGA
- a CDS encoding DUF3343 domain-containing protein, which translates to MNFLKSIFGKAKKTRGVSERGILVFHHTSEVIEAESHLSEAGLDVRVMGPPPEIQTGCDMVIEFPIMHQLQALDILEQKRIKPIQVTAAQDHLLEPVSLYNIRDFGDFLMVRAANMKITVDRQSLKIVNVSGGGCPDVPFLAEQLVGRPLHEAPEPRRFGRTLCGYSLQLAYEEMKRRCPG; encoded by the coding sequence ATGAACTTCTTAAAAAGCATTTTCGGCAAAGCAAAAAAGACCAGGGGCGTATCCGAAAGAGGCATCCTGGTTTTTCACCATACCAGCGAGGTTATCGAGGCTGAATCCCATCTCAGCGAGGCGGGCTTAGACGTCAGGGTCATGGGTCCGCCTCCTGAGATACAGACCGGCTGTGACATGGTCATCGAGTTTCCTATAATGCATCAGCTGCAGGCCTTAGACATCCTGGAACAAAAGCGCATAAAGCCCATTCAGGTCACAGCTGCTCAGGACCACCTCTTAGAACCGGTGTCTCTTTACAACATCAGGGACTTTGGTGATTTTCTCATGGTCAGAGCGGCCAATATGAAAATCACCGTGGACAGACAGAGCCTCAAGATAGTCAATGTCTCGGGCGGAGGATGCCCGGACGTGCCCTTTCTGGCTGAGCAGCTGGTGGGCAGGCCTCTGCATGAGGCCCCTGAGCCCCGCAGGTTCGGCCGGACCCTGTGCGGCTACTCCCTGCAGCTGGCCTATGAGGAGATGAAGCGCAGATGTCCTGGCTGA
- a CDS encoding NAD(P)H-hydrate dehydratase, translating into MSWLIVGTVPEEDFPLVHGPVEVHSQSLRVLEREVKIARGTPALAAFTAMAAREMGLSMPHVMLVGDTGDGQGSRALYAHLVEMVDKLEIEGFTFHYLLPDIYWHNQVLWAIQEKLPSAMLVADAGFMYVAKMSGFAADYDLFTPDIGEMCFLADETAPHPFYTRGFLLEDESKVEEYISRAYSEQNAARHLLVKGAKDYIVRDDVILDTVSEPSVAAMEAIGGTGDSLTGIVTARLMAGEDIPAACHKSALTNRHLGVLGRPTPAYSIGHLLPYLAGAMQEAG; encoded by the coding sequence ATGTCCTGGCTGATTGTGGGCACGGTGCCTGAAGAAGACTTCCCCTTGGTGCACGGTCCTGTGGAGGTTCATAGCCAAAGTCTCAGGGTGCTGGAAAGGGAGGTTAAAATCGCCCGGGGCACACCGGCCCTGGCCGCATTTACAGCAATGGCCGCCCGGGAGATGGGCCTTTCCATGCCGCACGTCATGCTGGTGGGGGATACCGGTGACGGGCAGGGCAGCAGAGCTCTATACGCTCACCTGGTTGAGATGGTGGACAAACTGGAGATTGAAGGGTTTACCTTTCATTACCTGCTGCCGGATATTTACTGGCACAACCAGGTCTTGTGGGCCATCCAGGAAAAACTGCCTTCAGCCATGCTGGTGGCTGATGCCGGGTTTATGTACGTGGCCAAGATGAGCGGGTTTGCAGCCGATTACGATCTGTTTACCCCGGACATCGGGGAGATGTGCTTTCTGGCCGATGAGACAGCACCTCATCCCTTTTATACCCGGGGCTTTCTCCTGGAGGACGAATCCAAGGTGGAGGAATACATATCCAGGGCTTACAGCGAGCAGAATGCGGCCAGGCATCTCCTGGTCAAGGGAGCAAAGGACTATATCGTCCGGGATGACGTGATACTTGACACTGTATCCGAACCCTCGGTTGCGGCCATGGAAGCCATTGGAGGTACGGGCGACAGCCTTACCGGCATTGTTACTGCCAGACTTATGGCCGGTGAGGACATCCCGGCGGCCTGCCATAAGTCAGCCCTGACCAACAGGCATCTCGGGGTACTGGGACGGCCCACCCCGGCCTACAGTATAGGCCACCTTCTGCCATATCTGGCAGGAGCTATGCAGGAAGCTGGCTGA
- a CDS encoding sugar phosphate isomerase/epimerase family protein, with translation MPILAFTADYSDSASRLERAAKASHGLEFSPDPLRPDLLPGSVLPFLRRDIPVRFHTRYFGWEMGHADRHEAEKALQVHLETIKKMHGLGEPVVTVHTGLGPAVPIRESHIRDNLSKLVEFAGKKGITVCLENLRLGHGSDPYKILEWAKASGAMITMDTGHARGCSMVRDNLITPADMVDLFGSSLYEVHVYGREDHLGHHPIKDIAPLQEMLTRLLQTDCKWWTIELQDLHLATSSRSILERFLGRNVTGTSLDYAPGKPAEQDPEHYERL, from the coding sequence ATGCCCATACTGGCCTTTACTGCTGATTATTCAGACTCTGCTTCAAGGCTTGAGCGGGCCGCAAAAGCCTCCCATGGCCTGGAATTTTCGCCGGACCCCCTGAGACCGGATCTTTTGCCCGGGAGTGTGCTGCCCTTTCTGCGCCGGGACATACCTGTGCGCTTTCACACCAGGTACTTCGGCTGGGAAATGGGGCATGCAGATCGGCATGAAGCAGAAAAAGCCCTGCAAGTGCACTTAGAGACCATAAAGAAGATGCACGGCCTGGGAGAGCCGGTGGTTACCGTGCATACAGGACTTGGCCCGGCGGTTCCCATCAGGGAAAGCCATATCCGGGACAACCTGTCTAAGCTGGTGGAATTCGCCGGTAAAAAAGGCATAACCGTCTGCCTGGAAAACCTGAGGCTGGGCCACGGATCTGATCCCTACAAGATACTTGAGTGGGCAAAGGCCTCCGGGGCCATGATCACCATGGATACAGGACATGCCCGGGGATGTTCCATGGTGCGGGACAACCTGATTACCCCTGCGGATATGGTTGACCTGTTTGGCTCCAGTCTTTATGAGGTGCATGTTTACGGAAGGGAAGACCACCTGGGGCATCATCCCATTAAAGACATTGCTCCTCTGCAGGAGATGCTCACACGCCTTTTGCAGACAGATTGCAAGTGGTGGACCATCGAACTGCAGGACCTGCACCTGGCCACGTCCTCGCGCAGTATCCTGGAGCGTTTTCTTGGACGCAATGTGACTGGAACATCTCTTGACTATGCCCCGGGCAAACCAGCAGAACAGGACCCTGAACATTATGAACGTCTATGA
- a CDS encoding nicotinamide mononucleotide adenylyltransferase: MNVYDTAVIHGRFQILHNDHLKYLLAGKAMCRHLVVGITNPDPVLTNSVEVDPGRSHVMSNPLTYFERLVLVREVLLEAGLSHQEMTITPLPITRPELFRHYVPMDALFVLSIYDGWGRQKLEQFKSLGLNTHVLWEVNPEQKGISAQDIRELILKDQNWEHLVPEASARLLKKWRIPDRLRQMQQESIKAN; the protein is encoded by the coding sequence ATGAACGTCTATGATACAGCAGTGATACACGGCAGATTTCAGATCCTGCACAACGATCACTTAAAATACCTTCTGGCCGGCAAGGCCATGTGCAGGCACCTGGTGGTGGGTATCACCAACCCCGATCCGGTGCTGACCAATTCCGTGGAAGTGGACCCGGGTCGCTCTCATGTCATGTCCAACCCATTGACCTACTTCGAGCGCCTGGTCCTGGTCCGGGAAGTACTACTGGAGGCAGGCCTTTCCCATCAGGAAATGACCATCACCCCTCTGCCCATCACCAGGCCGGAGCTGTTCAGGCATTATGTGCCCATGGACGCCCTGTTCGTGCTGTCCATATACGACGGCTGGGGCAGGCAGAAGCTTGAGCAGTTCAAGTCCCTGGGCCTGAATACCCATGTCTTGTGGGAAGTGAATCCGGAGCAAAAAGGCATCAGCGCCCAGGACATCAGGGAGTTGATACTCAAAGATCAGAACTGGGAACACCTTGTGCCGGAGGCCTCGGCCAGGCTGCTGAAAAAGTGGCGTATACCGGACAGGCTCAGGCAGATGCAGCAAGAAAGTATTAAAGCAAATTAA
- a CDS encoding HAD family hydrolase codes for MLSVNIPGYVKIDLAHLLLDYNGTLALDGEILDGVLSRLQKLSTKIEIHVLTADTFGRAKDRLAGLECRFHLIQEGDQARAKADYLQKTGAMNSAAVGNGRNDRLMLEQACLGIALIQEEGAALAALSAADVLCRDINHALDLLLHPLRLKATLRG; via the coding sequence ATGCTTTCGGTAAATATCCCGGGATATGTAAAAATCGACCTTGCCCATCTGCTCCTGGACTACAACGGCACCCTGGCCCTGGATGGAGAGATCCTGGACGGGGTCCTGTCCAGACTGCAAAAGCTCTCCACCAAGATTGAAATCCATGTCCTTACAGCGGATACCTTCGGCCGGGCTAAGGACAGGCTTGCCGGACTGGAGTGCAGGTTTCATCTTATCCAAGAAGGTGATCAGGCCCGGGCCAAGGCTGATTACCTGCAAAAAACCGGGGCCATGAATTCTGCAGCAGTGGGCAACGGCCGCAACGACCGGCTCATGCTGGAACAGGCCTGCCTGGGCATAGCTCTTATCCAGGAAGAAGGTGCAGCATTGGCGGCACTGTCAGCCGCTGATGTACTCTGCCGGGATATCAATCACGCCCTGGATCTCCTGCTGCACCCCCTGCGCCTGAAGGCCACCCTGCGGGGGTAG
- a CDS encoding ATP-binding protein: MIRRDAEATILRLLQGFPAVTITGPRQSGKTTLARAIFSQKPYFSLEDPDMRQLALDDPRGFLSRTAQGAVLDEIQRAPDILSYLQTHMDEHGRMGMFILTGSQHFGLMSDVTQSLAGRTAFVQLLPFSLEEVKRSSASSLELDDLLFAGGYPPLYDRNLTPDIWMPAYITAYLERDVRQILEVQNLEAFQRFLRLCAGRSGQILNLSALATDCGITHNTARSWITVLETSFILFRLYPHHANFRKRLVKSPKIYFYDTGLMCRLLGIQNAQQLAFHPLRGAIFETFVVSELKKACFNFLLNVELYFWRDSNGREIDVIADFGGSLMPIEIKSGQTVNRDFFTNLEHWLKLAGKTAFSPVLIHGGKAEMIRKEIKVTGWQNAARILTTDS, from the coding sequence ATGATCAGGCGCGATGCTGAAGCAACAATTCTCAGGCTGCTGCAGGGCTTTCCTGCTGTAACCATTACCGGACCCCGCCAATCCGGGAAAACCACTCTTGCCAGAGCCATCTTCTCCCAAAAACCGTACTTTTCCCTGGAAGACCCTGATATGCGTCAGCTCGCCCTTGATGATCCACGGGGATTTTTGAGCAGGACTGCTCAGGGAGCCGTTCTAGACGAGATTCAGCGGGCACCTGATATCTTGTCCTATCTTCAGACGCATATGGACGAACATGGTCGGATGGGAATGTTTATCCTTACAGGTTCGCAACACTTCGGCCTGATGTCTGACGTAACCCAGTCCCTGGCCGGCCGCACAGCCTTTGTGCAGCTGCTGCCCTTCTCACTGGAAGAGGTGAAAAGATCTTCTGCATCCAGTCTCGAACTCGATGACCTCCTTTTCGCCGGCGGATACCCGCCCCTGTATGACCGCAACCTGACCCCTGATATCTGGATGCCGGCATATATAACCGCCTATTTGGAACGTGATGTCAGGCAGATTCTTGAGGTCCAGAACCTGGAGGCTTTTCAGCGTTTTTTACGCCTTTGTGCTGGACGCAGCGGACAGATCCTGAACCTGTCCGCCCTGGCCACTGATTGCGGAATTACGCACAATACCGCCAGATCATGGATAACCGTCCTGGAGACAAGCTTCATACTCTTCAGGCTTTATCCGCATCACGCCAACTTCCGTAAGCGCCTGGTCAAGTCTCCCAAGATATACTTTTATGATACAGGACTAATGTGCAGGCTGCTGGGAATTCAAAATGCACAGCAGCTGGCCTTCCACCCCCTGCGGGGCGCAATCTTTGAGACATTTGTGGTCTCGGAGCTCAAGAAAGCCTGCTTCAATTTCCTGCTGAATGTGGAACTGTATTTCTGGCGGGACAGCAACGGCAGGGAAATAGATGTTATTGCAGACTTCGGAGGCAGCCTCATGCCCATAGAGATCAAGTCAGGCCAGACTGTCAACAGGGATTTTTTTACAAACCTGGAGCACTGGTTGAAGCTGGCAGGCAAGACAGCCTTTTCACCAGTTCTGATCCATGGCGGAAAGGCTGAGATGATTCGCAAAGAAATCAAAGTGACAGGATGGCAAAATGCAGCCCGCATCCTCACCACTGACAGCTGA
- a CDS encoding type II toxin-antitoxin system RelE/ParE family toxin encodes MTKANIRIQDAASYRLDEIYHHTLNRWGMQQADRYITGLFDAFNGIADHRTLSRPVPAEFGIEGYFFRYERHFVYWRWLSNGDIGIVTILHERMHQIDRFREDFGV; translated from the coding sequence ATGACCAAAGCCAATATTCGCATCCAGGATGCTGCGTCCTACCGTCTTGACGAGATATACCATCACACCCTCAACCGCTGGGGCATGCAGCAGGCCGACCGCTATATTACCGGCCTGTTTGATGCCTTCAACGGCATTGCGGATCACAGAACCTTATCGCGCCCCGTTCCGGCCGAGTTCGGTATCGAAGGCTACTTCTTCCGCTATGAACGTCATTTCGTTTATTGGCGCTGGCTTTCAAACGGTGACATCGGCATTGTGACAATACTGCATGAGCGGATGCACCAGATCGACCGTTTCCGGGAAGACTTCGGCGTGTAG
- a CDS encoding ribbon-helix-helix domain-containing protein, whose protein sequence is MSRATTTMTVRLSGALSEFVTANVGEHGAYENVSEYVRDLIRRDKERKEADTFERLKAELTHAYAAPEASYHPLTAAEVIARNRNRA, encoded by the coding sequence ATGAGCCGAGCTACAACGACGATGACTGTTCGCCTCAGCGGCGCACTCAGCGAATTCGTTACCGCGAATGTGGGTGAGCATGGCGCCTACGAGAATGTTAGCGAATATGTGCGAGACCTGATCCGAAGAGACAAGGAACGTAAGGAAGCGGACACGTTCGAGCGCCTCAAGGCCGAGCTGACTCACGCCTACGCAGCACCCGAAGCATCGTATCACCCCCTGACGGCGGCGGAGGTAATTGCACGCAACCGGAACCGGGCCTGA
- the yedF gene encoding sulfurtransferase-like selenium metabolism protein YedF, translated as MSRHEKVDCRGLPCPQPVLKSREIIDSINPDTLQVQVDNEPALENVSRFLSTQGYALEKPEKNGDIWTIHASRGEAPATGSHEAAAPGPGAGETLRTMVFVSTSRLGTGDDELGSKLMQNFIKTLPEMGSSLWMLVFVNSGVKLAVKDSPVLETVQRLEENQVKILVCGTCLEFFGLTDAKDAGQTTNMLDIITAMSHADKVITV; from the coding sequence ATGAGCAGACATGAAAAAGTGGATTGCCGGGGGCTGCCCTGCCCCCAGCCGGTACTCAAAAGCAGGGAAATTATCGACTCGATAAACCCGGATACCCTGCAGGTGCAGGTGGACAACGAACCGGCCCTGGAAAATGTATCCAGATTTTTGTCCACCCAGGGTTACGCCCTGGAAAAACCGGAAAAAAACGGCGACATCTGGACCATCCATGCCAGCAGAGGCGAAGCGCCGGCAACCGGATCCCATGAAGCTGCCGCACCCGGGCCCGGGGCAGGTGAAACCCTGCGCACCATGGTATTTGTGTCCACCAGCAGGCTGGGTACGGGTGACGATGAATTGGGATCAAAACTCATGCAGAACTTCATCAAGACCCTGCCGGAGATGGGCAGCAGTCTGTGGATGCTTGTTTTTGTCAATTCCGGGGTCAAGCTGGCTGTAAAAGACAGCCCGGTGCTGGAGACCGTGCAGAGGCTGGAAGAAAACCAGGTAAAAATCCTGGTCTGCGGCACCTGTCTGGAGTTTTTCGGACTCACCGATGCCAAGGATGCCGGTCAGACCACCAACATGCTGGACATCATCACGGCCATGAGCCACGCGGACAAGGTGATTACAGTTTGA
- a CDS encoding cobalamin-independent methionine synthase II family protein yields the protein MFTTTQVGSWPRSKKMLKALRDHRLGRMSKEEFHSIADDEVARTVEIQEKAGLDILVDGEHRRDNFYSFITDKVEGTKLMSLAEMLDEVEDKSGFEEMLDKLDVPASAIRNPTCVGRMQRREPLALNDFLFVKTLTDKPVKVTLPGPYLLSRSMWVTRYAGKFYKDQFEMGDDVVHILRSELEELAQAGCEFVQFDEPVLTEIVMSQECGRRTFMUATLATRRDVGEELDYAAELMNRIIDGISGPRTGIHICRGNWSTREDVLLTGDYEPLLPALTKMKVHQYVLEYATPRAGEIKVVGEALSGSIPGTDIPRELGLGVVNPRTTEAETPEEIMDKTRLALQHYRPEQLFLNTDCGFGCFANRCVNVEEVATAKIRSIAEAARRLRKEFS from the coding sequence ATGTTTACTACTACTCAAGTGGGCAGCTGGCCCCGCTCAAAGAAAATGCTCAAGGCCCTGCGGGACCATCGTCTGGGCAGAATGTCTAAGGAAGAGTTTCACAGCATTGCCGATGACGAGGTTGCAAGAACTGTTGAGATCCAGGAAAAAGCCGGCCTGGACATCCTGGTGGACGGGGAGCACCGCAGGGATAATTTTTATTCTTTCATCACGGACAAGGTGGAAGGCACAAAACTCATGTCCCTGGCGGAAATGCTGGACGAGGTGGAGGATAAGTCAGGTTTTGAAGAAATGCTGGACAAGCTGGATGTTCCGGCCTCGGCCATCCGCAATCCCACATGCGTGGGACGCATGCAGAGACGCGAACCCTTGGCTCTGAATGATTTTTTGTTCGTCAAGACCCTGACCGACAAGCCGGTCAAGGTAACCCTGCCCGGTCCGTATCTGCTTTCCCGGTCCATGTGGGTGACCAGGTATGCCGGAAAGTTCTACAAAGACCAGTTTGAAATGGGCGACGATGTTGTCCATATCCTGCGCAGCGAGCTTGAGGAGCTTGCTCAGGCCGGGTGCGAATTCGTCCAGTTCGACGAGCCTGTTCTCACGGAAATAGTCATGTCCCAGGAGTGCGGCAGACGTACCTTTATGTGAGCCACCCTGGCCACCCGCCGTGACGTGGGTGAGGAACTGGATTACGCTGCCGAGCTTATGAACAGGATTATTGATGGTATCAGTGGGCCGCGCACAGGTATTCACATCTGCCGGGGCAACTGGAGCACCCGGGAAGACGTCCTGCTCACCGGTGATTATGAACCGCTCCTGCCGGCTTTGACCAAGATGAAGGTGCATCAGTACGTGCTGGAGTATGCCACCCCCAGGGCCGGGGAAATAAAGGTTGTTGGAGAGGCCCTCTCGGGCAGTATACCAGGGACGGATATCCCCAGAGAACTGGGGCTGGGAGTGGTCAACCCCCGCACCACCGAGGCCGAGACCCCGGAAGAAATCATGGACAAGACCAGGCTTGCCCTGCAGCATTATCGTCCGGAACAGCTTTTTTTGAACACGGATTGTGGTTTCGGATGTTTTGCCAACCGCTGCGTAAATGTGGAAGAAGTGGCCACGGCCAAGATACGCTCCATTGCTGAAGCGGCCAGGAGACTGAGGAAAGAATTTTCTTGA